The following are encoded in a window of Telmatobacter sp. DSM 110680 genomic DNA:
- the eno gene encoding phosphopyruvate hydratase yields the protein MTEIVAIRAREVLDSRGNPTVEADVILESGALGRAIVPSGASTGEHEAVELRDGDKSHYMGKGVLQAVENVETVIAPELEGMDASNQRLIDQTMIALDGTPNKSKLGANAILAVSLAAARATAQTLEIPLYRYLGGVNASVLPTPMLNVLNGGAHADSNVDFQEFMIMPVGAERFSDALRWAAETFHTLKGVLKKKGYNTAVGDEGGFAPSLKSNTEAVELILEAIEAAGYKPGEQIAIALDPASSEFYDKDKKKYVFKKSDKRELSSEEMVDFWAEWARQYPIVSIEDGLAEDDWEGWKLITDKLGSRIQLVGDDLFVTNVKRLQRGIEEGVANSILIKVNQIGTLTETLEAIELGRRYGYTSVMSHRSGESEDTFIADLAVATGVGQIKTGSVSRTDRIAKYNQLLRIEEELGAGAVYLGLESLNFNDE from the coding sequence ATGACAGAGATTGTTGCTATTCGCGCGCGCGAAGTACTTGATTCGCGTGGAAACCCCACCGTTGAAGCAGATGTGATTCTGGAGAGCGGTGCACTTGGCCGCGCCATTGTGCCTTCGGGCGCATCGACTGGTGAGCATGAAGCCGTTGAATTGCGCGACGGCGACAAGAGCCACTACATGGGCAAAGGTGTGTTGCAGGCGGTCGAGAATGTCGAAACCGTCATCGCTCCCGAACTTGAAGGAATGGACGCCTCGAATCAGAGATTGATTGACCAGACGATGATCGCGCTTGACGGCACGCCGAACAAGAGCAAGCTGGGCGCGAATGCGATTCTAGCGGTTTCGCTGGCGGCGGCTCGCGCGACGGCGCAGACCTTGGAGATTCCGCTGTATCGCTATCTCGGCGGCGTGAATGCCAGCGTGCTGCCCACGCCGATGTTGAACGTGCTGAATGGCGGCGCTCATGCCGACTCCAACGTCGACTTCCAGGAATTCATGATTATGCCGGTTGGTGCGGAGCGCTTCAGCGATGCACTGCGCTGGGCAGCGGAGACTTTCCACACCCTGAAGGGTGTTCTGAAGAAGAAGGGCTACAACACGGCGGTTGGCGATGAAGGCGGATTCGCTCCTTCGCTGAAGTCGAACACTGAGGCTGTGGAATTGATCCTCGAAGCAATCGAGGCGGCTGGTTACAAGCCCGGCGAACAGATTGCCATTGCGCTTGATCCTGCGTCGTCTGAGTTTTACGACAAGGACAAGAAGAAGTACGTATTCAAGAAGAGCGACAAGCGGGAACTGAGCAGCGAAGAGATGGTGGACTTCTGGGCGGAGTGGGCGCGCCAGTATCCAATCGTTTCGATTGAAGACGGTCTGGCTGAAGACGACTGGGAAGGCTGGAAGCTGATCACCGACAAACTGGGAAGCCGCATCCAGTTGGTGGGCGACGATTTATTTGTCACCAACGTTAAGCGTCTGCAGCGCGGCATCGAAGAGGGTGTGGCGAATTCGATTCTGATCAAAGTCAACCAGATCGGCACGCTCACGGAGACTCTAGAAGCGATTGAGCTTGGCCGCCGTTATGGATACACGTCGGTGATGTCGCATCGTTCGGGTGAGAGCGAAGATACGTTTATCGCCGATCTCGCGGTGGCCACGGGTGTGGGGCAGATCAAAACGGGCTCCGTTAGCCGCACCGATCGTATCGCCAAGTACAACCAACTGCTCCGGATCGAAGAAGAGCTTGGTGCTGGCGCGGTTTATCTTGGCCTGGAATCACTGAACTTTAACGACGAGTAA
- the ampH gene encoding D-alanyl-D-alanine-carboxypeptidase/endopeptidase AmpH, whose translation MRFLTSLFFLLSILSAAAQTSPTIVLHDLKEAEALGSDLYANSRATGLVLVVVRGKQMYFHSYGETVPGSHQAPSLDSEVRLCSLTKIFTTDLLAQFVAEGKINLDDPLKKYAPNGAVVPEKDAVITLEELATHTAGLEREIGTAPRRAPHFSYPDYETRWHWLASTELKFTPGTKAFYSNVGFDLLSDALAEALHTPYPQLLETRTLKPLKMWDTTFFPKSRQCERLMTGAHEEGPCTITANTEGSGGLYSTPADMVKFLSYLVGAGAPAQAEYARDVYLLPSSLKGQYGLDHAGRPSGIGLGWMHLGASGDESHVIEKTGAGAGFTTYIAIHPASHTAIFVAMTEGRAGGWEPGFNLFKASNNGLLALAGLPPFPDRPTRRASARRSLQTRVHANKSSRRKRAMHANQRTVGGS comes from the coding sequence ATGCGCTTCCTCACATCCCTCTTTTTTCTGCTGAGCATTTTGTCTGCTGCAGCCCAGACATCACCGACTATAGTGCTGCATGACCTGAAGGAAGCCGAGGCTCTCGGCTCCGACCTCTATGCAAACAGCCGCGCGACGGGGCTTGTGCTGGTGGTGGTGCGCGGGAAGCAGATGTACTTCCACAGCTACGGCGAGACAGTGCCAGGATCGCACCAGGCTCCATCGCTGGATTCAGAAGTTCGGTTGTGCTCGCTGACCAAGATTTTTACTACCGATCTGCTGGCGCAGTTTGTGGCTGAAGGCAAGATTAACCTGGACGACCCGCTGAAGAAATATGCACCGAATGGTGCGGTCGTTCCTGAGAAAGACGCGGTCATCACCCTGGAGGAACTGGCGACTCATACGGCTGGCCTGGAGCGCGAGATTGGAACTGCCCCTCGAAGGGCACCGCATTTTTCCTATCCGGACTATGAGACGCGATGGCACTGGCTTGCGAGCACGGAGCTGAAGTTCACACCGGGAACGAAGGCGTTCTACTCCAACGTTGGGTTCGATTTGTTGAGTGACGCGCTTGCCGAGGCTTTGCATACGCCTTACCCCCAGTTGCTTGAAACGCGCACGCTGAAGCCGCTGAAGATGTGGGATACAACCTTCTTTCCGAAATCTCGACAGTGCGAACGGTTGATGACCGGGGCGCACGAAGAGGGGCCTTGCACGATCACGGCGAACACCGAGGGAAGCGGCGGCTTGTACTCAACGCCGGCGGATATGGTGAAGTTCCTCAGCTACCTGGTGGGAGCGGGGGCACCGGCGCAGGCGGAATATGCGCGTGATGTGTATCTGCTGCCATCAAGTCTGAAAGGACAATACGGACTGGACCATGCGGGACGACCGAGCGGAATCGGCCTCGGATGGATGCACCTGGGAGCGAGCGGGGATGAATCGCACGTGATTGAGAAGACAGGCGCCGGAGCGGGATTCACGACGTATATCGCGATTCATCCGGCGAGCCACACGGCGATTTTTGTGGCAATGACCGAGGGCAGAGCGGGAGGTTGGGAACCAGGGTTCAATCTTTTCAAGGCGTCGAATAACGGATTGCTCGCGCTCGCGGGGCTGCCGCCGTTTCCGGACCGACCGACGAGGAGAGCTTCGGCTAGGCGCTCGTTGCAAACGCGGGTGCACGCGAACAAGTCGAGCAGACGGAAACGCGCAATGCATGCGAATCAAAGGACGGTTGGGGGTAGCTAG
- the gpmI gene encoding 2,3-bisphosphoglycerate-independent phosphoglycerate mutase, translating into MASTKHPLVLTILDGWGYRAETANNAIALARKPAYDKLLREFPNTLIQASDHFVGLPDGQMGNSEVGHLNIGAGRIVQMDITRIDALIASGQFAKEPTIMQAMQKARDGRHALHLFGLVSDGGVHSHQEHLYALLRVAREHGLPNVFVHAFMDGRDTAPDSGAAYIAKLEQKMREYGVGKVASINGRYYAMDRDKRWERERKAFDAMVNGKAEGGSYADPVARIKENYNNGITDEFLIPFVVVDAAGKPVGQIRDEDVCINFNFRADRARQITRVLARESGLNKDGGRNLEGWESLDETIPRSEIPKNLHYLCMTQYDKLYALPMIILPESMDNILANILSGHNLRNLRVAETEKFAHVTYFFNGGIEIPFPGEDRTLIPSLKVATYDLAPEMKAEAIGDTIVKAINDTAFDLVVANFANADMVGHSGKLEPTIRACEAVDAQLGRIYKAIKEKNGSWLITADHGNAEMMVDPVTGGPHTAHTTNPVPMIYVAEDGPKYRLRPDGSLRDISPTLLNLLHLGLPKEMTGGDLRVPLVK; encoded by the coding sequence GTGGCTTCAACGAAACACCCTCTGGTTCTGACCATTCTTGATGGATGGGGTTATCGGGCTGAAACAGCCAACAATGCAATTGCGCTAGCGCGCAAGCCGGCTTATGACAAACTGCTGCGCGAGTTTCCCAACACGCTGATTCAAGCTTCCGACCATTTTGTCGGTTTGCCCGATGGGCAGATGGGTAACAGTGAAGTGGGCCATCTAAACATTGGTGCGGGACGCATTGTGCAGATGGACATTACGCGCATCGACGCGCTGATCGCTTCGGGGCAATTTGCGAAAGAACCGACCATCATGCAGGCGATGCAAAAGGCGCGCGATGGACGGCATGCTTTGCATCTCTTCGGGTTGGTATCAGACGGTGGTGTGCACTCGCATCAGGAGCATCTGTACGCGCTGCTGCGCGTGGCACGCGAGCACGGGTTGCCGAACGTTTTTGTGCACGCGTTCATGGATGGGCGCGATACTGCTCCTGACTCGGGCGCCGCGTATATCGCAAAGCTTGAGCAGAAGATGCGCGAGTATGGCGTGGGCAAGGTGGCCTCAATCAACGGACGCTACTACGCCATGGATCGCGACAAGCGATGGGAGCGCGAGCGCAAGGCATTCGATGCGATGGTGAACGGTAAGGCTGAAGGCGGATCGTATGCCGATCCAGTTGCGCGCATCAAGGAAAACTACAACAACGGCATCACCGACGAGTTCCTGATTCCTTTTGTTGTGGTCGACGCGGCAGGGAAGCCGGTGGGGCAGATTCGCGATGAGGATGTCTGCATCAACTTCAACTTCCGCGCGGATCGTGCACGGCAGATTACCCGTGTGCTGGCGCGTGAAAGCGGACTGAACAAGGATGGCGGCCGCAATCTTGAGGGCTGGGAATCGCTCGACGAGACGATTCCGCGCAGCGAGATTCCGAAGAACCTGCACTACCTTTGCATGACGCAGTACGACAAGCTGTACGCGCTCCCGATGATTATTCTGCCGGAGTCGATGGACAACATCCTGGCGAATATTCTGTCGGGACATAACCTGCGGAACCTCCGTGTAGCCGAGACGGAAAAGTTTGCACATGTAACGTACTTCTTTAATGGCGGCATCGAAATTCCATTTCCGGGCGAGGATCGCACGCTTATTCCATCGCTTAAAGTTGCGACTTACGATCTGGCGCCAGAGATGAAGGCCGAGGCGATTGGCGACACGATTGTGAAGGCGATCAACGACACTGCTTTCGACCTGGTGGTGGCTAACTTTGCCAATGCCGACATGGTAGGCCACTCGGGAAAATTGGAGCCCACGATCCGCGCGTGCGAAGCCGTAGACGCGCAGCTCGGGCGCATCTATAAAGCCATCAAGGAAAAGAACGGAAGCTGGCTGATTACGGCCGATCACGGCAATGCTGAAATGATGGTCGATCCAGTGACTGGCGGCCCGCACACTGCGCACACTACGAATCCGGTGCCGATGATTTATGTTGCGGAAGATGGTCCCAAGTATCGGCTGCGACCTGACGGGTCATTGCGTGATATCTCGCCGACGCTGCTGAATCTTCTGCATCTCGGATTGCCAAAGGAGATGACGGGCGGGGACTTGCGCGTGCCACTGGTCAAGTAA
- a CDS encoding MBL fold metallo-hydrolase, protein MVRFTVLASGSKGNCTVITGGKTRILVDAGLSCRELFRRMRLADEDPATLDAIIITHEHSDHVAGLGVTARKLGIPVYFTEGTHRAWVRWLSPRKQMTYTQWLEQCRQQAAARMAEADAPPVEECDPEDFEASAEPVSDPKPAATPTAPPKDPTALPSVQYFEAGKPLQIGDISVSPFTIPHDAADPVGFVFQAEGVRMAVATDLGYIPPNVKAQLKCVDLLLLESNHDLEMLRDGPYPWSVKQRVLSRVGHLSNETTATYLETEYDGQASYVILGHLSESNNLPELARIAAERALNGRASLLANRLLLAAQHEPMSTICF, encoded by the coding sequence ATGGTCCGCTTCACAGTACTGGCTTCGGGATCCAAGGGCAACTGCACGGTGATCACCGGCGGTAAGACTCGGATCCTGGTCGACGCGGGCCTCAGCTGCCGCGAACTCTTCCGGCGCATGCGCCTCGCAGACGAGGATCCCGCCACTCTTGACGCCATCATCATCACCCACGAGCACTCCGATCACGTAGCCGGCCTCGGCGTCACCGCGCGCAAGCTGGGCATTCCCGTCTACTTCACCGAGGGCACGCACCGCGCCTGGGTGCGATGGCTATCGCCGCGCAAACAAATGACCTACACCCAATGGCTGGAGCAGTGCCGCCAGCAGGCAGCCGCCCGCATGGCCGAAGCTGACGCGCCTCCTGTAGAGGAGTGCGATCCCGAAGACTTTGAAGCATCCGCCGAACCGGTTTCTGATCCCAAACCAGCAGCCACGCCGACAGCTCCCCCAAAAGATCCCACCGCCCTTCCCTCAGTCCAGTACTTCGAGGCCGGAAAACCGCTCCAGATCGGCGACATCTCTGTCAGCCCTTTCACCATTCCTCACGACGCCGCAGACCCGGTAGGATTCGTTTTTCAAGCCGAAGGCGTGCGCATGGCCGTGGCCACAGACCTCGGCTACATCCCGCCCAACGTAAAAGCCCAGCTCAAATGCGTCGATCTGCTCCTGCTTGAATCCAACCACGACCTAGAAATGCTGCGCGATGGCCCCTACCCTTGGTCCGTTAAGCAAAGAGTGCTTTCACGCGTTGGTCACCTGTCCAACGAGACGACCGCTACCTACCTTGAGACCGAGTATGACGGCCAGGCTTCCTACGTAATCCTCGGCCATCTATCTGAAAGCAATAATCTTCCTGAACTCGCGCGGATAGCCGCAGAGCGTGCCCTGAATGGTCGCGCCAGTTTGCTGGCCAACCGGCTGTTGCTTGCAGCGCAACACGAACCTATGTCAACAATTTGTTTTTGA
- a CDS encoding VOC family protein — MSHSDATLSTVCFDTIGQIAITVDDLPRAKHFYQNTLGMKFLFDAGLLAFLQCGAIRIMLSTPEKSEPRGGTILYYKVDDIQATYSALKQRGAEFLQEPHLIAKMPDHELWMAFLKDTEGNTVGIMSEVRN, encoded by the coding sequence ATGAGTCACTCCGATGCTACCCTGTCGACCGTTTGTTTCGACACGATCGGACAGATCGCAATCACCGTCGACGACCTTCCGCGTGCAAAGCACTTCTACCAGAACACTCTGGGCATGAAGTTCCTCTTCGATGCAGGCCTGCTCGCCTTTCTCCAGTGCGGAGCCATTCGCATCATGCTCAGCACTCCCGAGAAATCGGAGCCGCGCGGCGGAACAATCCTCTATTACAAGGTCGACGACATTCAAGCGACATATTCCGCGCTGAAACAACGTGGCGCAGAGTTCCTTCAAGAGCCGCACTTGATCGCGAAAATGCCCGACCATGAGCTGTGGATGGCGTTCCTGAAAGACACTGAAGGCAACACCGTCGGCATCATGAGCGAAGTTAGAAATTAG
- a CDS encoding MarR family transcriptional regulator translates to MSIQIPEDAKILADQLHSAAIHLLRKLRREDAASGLNAPRLSALSVVVFAGPVTLGYLAAAEQVRPPTMTRIVDALAEQGLVVKKKNAQDGRSTLIHATAAGKKLLLQGRERRVRALAAQIAALGFDDRKMLEDAGEILRRVIAAI, encoded by the coding sequence ATGTCAATCCAAATTCCAGAGGACGCAAAGATTCTGGCAGACCAGCTTCACTCTGCTGCAATTCATCTGCTGCGCAAGCTGCGGCGCGAGGATGCGGCCAGCGGATTGAATGCGCCGCGGTTGTCAGCATTGTCGGTAGTTGTATTCGCGGGGCCAGTGACGCTGGGTTATCTAGCGGCAGCAGAGCAGGTGCGTCCGCCGACGATGACGCGGATCGTTGACGCGCTCGCCGAGCAGGGACTGGTAGTGAAGAAGAAGAATGCGCAGGATGGACGCAGCACCCTGATCCATGCGACGGCGGCAGGGAAGAAGCTGTTGCTGCAAGGGCGGGAACGGCGGGTGCGTGCACTGGCTGCGCAGATTGCTGCGCTGGGTTTTGATGATCGAAAGATGTTGGAGGATGCGGGAGAGATTTTGCGACGAGTGATAGCTGCAATCTGA
- a CDS encoding histidine kinase, with amino-acid sequence MTDRLILITLLVKLGVMASVASVLARGSTFRRLFFSEHRRTGQTLGLLAFFLVPLTLGVWIRTAVPNFLAADISFETIILLGLLVGPRWAMLGGVVLAAPAIHHGEYLSLPFNAAVGLLAGALGSLVETDEIWSFTPFVDLSLYRWIRRILRRPRVDRQFLMLGLIVAAEACRDQIARMFPHKLFALVATQLWVQVLVWISAPIVVGIALKVWNALRIEMKLEEQKHLLLEARLDALQRQINPHFLFNTLNSIASLVRVKPELAREMTVKLANILRALLKDHDTYVPLRDELSFTDDYLGIEVVRFGADKLHVEKEIDPQTLDVLVPSILLQPLIENSIKHGLEPRINGGTVTLRSKLTGDRVLIEVADDGVGMGDRPRTGVSSNGGAGIGMKNVQERLEVLYGTQATFKVVSNPGRGTLVSIEIPADLLDTR; translated from the coding sequence GTGACTGACAGGCTAATCCTGATTACGCTCCTGGTAAAACTGGGAGTCATGGCTTCCGTCGCCAGCGTGCTGGCGCGCGGCAGCACCTTCCGGCGCCTGTTCTTCTCCGAGCATCGCCGCACCGGCCAGACCCTGGGCCTGCTGGCCTTCTTCCTCGTCCCACTCACGCTCGGTGTCTGGATTCGCACTGCCGTCCCCAACTTTCTCGCCGCCGACATCTCTTTCGAAACCATCATTCTCCTCGGCCTGCTTGTCGGACCTCGCTGGGCCATGCTCGGCGGCGTTGTACTGGCCGCTCCCGCAATCCACCACGGCGAGTACCTTTCCCTCCCCTTCAACGCTGCTGTCGGACTTCTCGCCGGCGCTTTAGGCAGTTTGGTCGAGACAGACGAGATATGGTCCTTCACGCCCTTTGTCGACCTCAGCCTCTACCGCTGGATCCGACGCATCCTGCGCCGCCCGCGCGTCGACCGCCAATTTCTAATGCTCGGGCTCATCGTCGCCGCCGAGGCGTGCCGCGATCAGATCGCGCGCATGTTTCCCCACAAGCTCTTTGCCCTGGTTGCCACTCAGCTCTGGGTGCAAGTGCTGGTGTGGATCAGCGCGCCCATCGTTGTCGGCATCGCGCTCAAAGTCTGGAACGCACTCCGCATTGAGATGAAACTCGAAGAGCAGAAACACCTCCTCCTTGAAGCCCGCCTCGACGCCTTGCAGCGCCAGATCAATCCGCATTTCCTCTTCAACACTCTCAACTCCATTGCATCGCTGGTCCGCGTCAAACCTGAACTGGCGCGCGAAATGACTGTGAAGCTCGCCAACATTCTCCGCGCTCTCCTCAAGGATCACGACACCTACGTTCCCCTGCGCGACGAACTCAGCTTCACCGATGACTACCTCGGCATCGAAGTCGTCCGCTTCGGCGCCGACAAGCTCCACGTTGAAAAGGAAATCGATCCCCAGACGCTCGACGTCCTCGTGCCCAGCATCCTGTTGCAGCCGCTCATTGAAAACAGCATCAAGCATGGCCTGGAGCCGCGTATCAATGGTGGAACTGTAACCCTCCGCAGCAAGTTGACGGGCGATCGCGTACTCATCGAGGTAGCCGACGACGGAGTCGGCATGGGCGACCGGCCACGCACCGGAGTCAGCAGCAACGGCGGCGCTGGCATCGGCATGAAAAATGTGCAGGAGCGCCTCGAAGTCCTTTACGGCACCCAGGCCACGTTCAAGGTGGTCAGCAATCCCGGCCGAGGCACACTAGTCTCGATTGAAATCCCCGCGGACCTGCTAGACACCCGCTAG
- the ribA gene encoding GTP cyclohydrolase II, which yields MAFESVKKVAEADFPTRWGAFRILGFEGTLPGSSESPNQTGSPAQSGKVEGLVALVMGDVHSKPPLVRIHSQCLTGDVFGSLRCDCRLQLELALSSIAAEEAGILLYEQQEGRGIGLMAKLKAYELQDDGRDTVEANVELGFEADYREYELPARVLKMLGVTQVKLMTNNPDKVSALESAGITVTERVSAEVAPQDSFAAYVRTKQEKMGHIVETMVSDE from the coding sequence ATGGCATTTGAAAGCGTGAAGAAGGTTGCCGAGGCCGATTTTCCCACTCGCTGGGGAGCCTTTCGGATTCTCGGGTTCGAGGGGACGCTGCCGGGCTCTTCGGAATCGCCGAACCAGACGGGTTCGCCGGCGCAGAGCGGGAAGGTGGAAGGACTGGTCGCGCTGGTAATGGGCGACGTTCATTCGAAGCCGCCGCTGGTGCGCATCCACTCGCAATGCCTTACCGGAGATGTGTTTGGTTCGCTGCGCTGCGATTGCCGCTTGCAACTTGAGCTTGCCCTCAGCAGCATCGCTGCAGAGGAGGCAGGCATCCTGCTCTACGAACAGCAGGAGGGCAGGGGCATCGGGCTGATGGCGAAGCTGAAGGCGTACGAGTTGCAGGATGACGGACGCGACACCGTTGAAGCCAATGTCGAGCTGGGATTCGAAGCCGATTATCGTGAGTACGAATTGCCGGCGCGGGTGTTGAAGATGCTGGGCGTAACGCAGGTGAAGCTGATGACCAACAATCCTGATAAAGTTTCAGCGCTCGAGTCGGCGGGCATTACTGTGACCGAGCGCGTTTCCGCTGAGGTTGCTCCGCAGGATTCGTTTGCGGCTTATGTGCGCACCAAGCAGGAGAAGATGGGGCACATTGTCGAGACGATGGTCAGCGACGAGTAG
- a CDS encoding nuclear transport factor 2 family protein codes for MESIGTSAESIAHAFVRAINRQDAEQVAALMSPTHRFIDSLGKVIEGREKMREGWAAYFRMVPDYSVAIEEIYPSDPVVILLGVAQGTYSREGNLNPENRWQTPVAIRALVEEGLVAEWRVYADNEPIRKVMATGK; via the coding sequence ATGGAATCAATCGGCACTTCGGCGGAATCCATCGCCCACGCATTTGTCCGCGCCATCAACCGGCAGGATGCAGAGCAGGTAGCCGCACTGATGTCGCCAACCCATCGCTTCATTGACTCGCTGGGCAAAGTCATCGAAGGCCGCGAAAAAATGCGCGAAGGATGGGCAGCCTATTTCCGCATGGTCCCCGACTACTCCGTGGCCATCGAAGAGATCTACCCCAGCGATCCCGTAGTGATCCTGCTTGGCGTCGCCCAGGGAACCTACTCCCGCGAGGGCAACCTGAATCCAGAAAACCGCTGGCAAACACCCGTAGCCATTCGCGCCCTGGTAGAAGAAGGCTTGGTAGCCGAATGGCGCGTCTACGCCGACAACGAACCCATCCGCAAGGTAATGGCAACTGGTAAATAA
- a CDS encoding ABC transporter permease — MQNFTDTLSEVFRAIAANKLRSFLTMFGIAWGVGSLLVLVGLGEGFRSGQHRNLAKLGNDLIMMWNGTIPAVANQHTGMRPYQLTLADAEVVKQLPELRAATVELSRSDLYEVSQFSNTSSHVMGVWPNYTQVRYIPMAQGRFINDMDVSDHRRVAVLGSKAAMLLFPGRPMVGEAITVNGTEFKIVGAVEKISRGNQDFDDQKVYVPVTTMLELYPLKGDNIAKDALTSIQYQPKKAGNATAAVAAVHRVIAERHGFDPSLKDAFQEWDTIKEMKMVGAIFNAMDIFLGGVGIVTLGLGAVGIINIMLVSVSERTSEIGLRKALGATKGSIMGQFFWEGLLLTAVSGAIGIAASAGLMAALQALLTGKMPGWDPPRLVPWSAALAMGTLVLSGIAAGLYPASKAAAMDPVEALRKD, encoded by the coding sequence ATGCAGAACTTCACGGACACGCTCAGCGAGGTTTTCAGGGCGATCGCAGCCAACAAGCTGCGAAGCTTTCTCACCATGTTTGGAATTGCGTGGGGTGTGGGCTCGCTACTCGTGCTTGTGGGTTTGGGCGAGGGATTCCGATCGGGCCAGCATCGCAACCTGGCAAAGCTCGGCAATGACCTGATCATGATGTGGAATGGGACCATCCCCGCTGTCGCCAACCAGCACACGGGGATGCGTCCTTACCAGTTGACGTTGGCGGATGCAGAGGTCGTGAAACAGTTGCCTGAGTTGCGCGCCGCGACCGTGGAACTCTCTCGTTCGGATCTTTACGAAGTGAGCCAGTTCAGCAACACGTCGAGCCACGTGATGGGTGTTTGGCCCAATTACACGCAGGTGCGCTACATTCCGATGGCTCAGGGACGGTTCATCAACGACATGGACGTCAGCGATCATCGCCGCGTGGCGGTGCTGGGCTCGAAAGCGGCGATGCTTTTGTTTCCGGGCCGCCCGATGGTGGGCGAGGCGATCACGGTGAACGGCACTGAGTTCAAGATTGTGGGTGCAGTGGAGAAGATCAGCCGCGGCAACCAGGATTTTGACGATCAGAAGGTATATGTTCCCGTCACGACGATGCTGGAACTCTATCCGCTGAAGGGCGACAATATCGCCAAGGATGCGCTGACCTCGATTCAATATCAGCCAAAGAAAGCTGGAAATGCTACTGCTGCGGTTGCGGCAGTGCATCGGGTGATCGCAGAGCGGCACGGTTTTGATCCATCGTTAAAGGACGCGTTTCAGGAGTGGGACACCATCAAGGAGATGAAGATGGTGGGCGCGATTTTCAACGCAATGGACATTTTTCTGGGTGGCGTGGGAATCGTGACGCTGGGGCTGGGTGCGGTGGGCATTATTAACATCATGCTGGTGTCGGTATCGGAGCGGACGAGCGAGATCGGGCTGCGCAAGGCGCTGGGTGCGACAAAAGGCAGCATCATGGGGCAGTTTTTCTGGGAAGGCTTGTTGTTGACCGCGGTGAGTGGGGCGATTGGTATCGCAGCATCGGCGGGGCTGATGGCGGCTTTGCAGGCTCTGTTGACGGGAAAGATGCCCGGGTGGGATCCACCTCGGCTGGTGCCATGGTCGGCTGCGCTTGCGATGGGGACTCTGGTGCTGAGCGGAATTGCTGCGGGACTTTATCCTGCGAGCAAGGCAGCGGCGATGGATCCGGTGGAAGCGTTGAGGAAGGATTGA